In Lacerta agilis isolate rLacAgi1 chromosome 8, rLacAgi1.pri, whole genome shotgun sequence, one genomic interval encodes:
- the LOC117050927 gene encoding NF-kappa-B-activating protein-like codes for MAPMSRSRSPPKTPPSRLKRSGSSSSPSPPRSSRCKSSRARSRSLDRGSSGGFRQRPGPPHPFGPRPGAEHYGKEQEESLRQRRLNERERISELGAPEVWGFSPKVPDRDSDEHTPAEDEGGASKKSSSSGSSSEEEERKKKKRKKRKAASGEEGGKKAKKRKKKHRKKKSKKRKRKKSRELSSSEDSDGDQQQEGDLWTERLRNADGADLIGPEAPITHASQEDRPLNYGHALLPGEGAAMAEYVKAGKRIPRRGEIGLTSEEIASFEKSGYVMSGSRHRRMEAVRLRKENQIYSADEKRALASFNQEERRKRENKILASFREMVYRKTQGKDDK; via the coding sequence ATGGCGCCCATGTCCCGCTCGCGGAGCCCACCGAAGACGCCGCCCTCGCGGCTGAAGCGGAGCGGCAGCTCGAGCAGCCCGTCCCCGCCCAGGTCCAGCCGCTGCAAGAGTTCCCGCGCCCGGTCCCGGTCCCTCGATCGCGGCAGCAGCGGCGGGTTTCGTCAGCGCCCCGGGCCCCCTCACCCCTTCGGGCCCCGGCCCGGCGCCGAGCACTACGGCAAGGAGCAGGAAGAGTCGCTGAGGCAGAGGCGActaaacgagagagagagaataagtgaGCTTGGAGCACCTGAGGTTTGGGGGTTCTCGCCCAAAGTTCCCGACCGGGACTCTGATGAGCACACCCCTGCAGAAGACGAGGGGGGTGCATCTAAAAAGAGCAGCTCCTCTGGTTCCagctcagaagaggaggagaggaagaagaaaaagaggaagaagaggaaggctgCTTCAggtgaggaagggggaaagaaagccaagaagaggaaaaagaagcacAGGAAAAAGAAGtctaagaaaagaaagaggaagaaaagcaggGAGTTGAGCAGCAGCGAAGACTCCGATGGTGACCAACAGCAAGAGGGTGATCTCTGGACTGAGAGATTAAGAAATGCAGATGGGGCAGATCTCATAGGACCAGAAGCTCCCATTACCCATGCCTCTCAAGAGGATCGACCATTGAACTATGGGCATGCTTTACTCCCCGGGGAAGGCGCTGCCATGGCTGAGTATGTAAAAGCCGGGAAACGCATCCCTAGGAGAGGTGAGATTGGCCTAACCAGCGAAGAGATTGCATCATTTGAGAAGTCTGGCTACGTGATGAGCGGCAGCAGGCACCGGAGAATGGAAGCCGTGCGCCTGCGGAAGGAGAACCAGATCTACAGTGCAGATGAAAAGAGGGCCCTGGCATCTTTCAACCAGGAGGAGAGGCGGAAGAGGGAGAACAAGATTCTGGCAAGCTTCCGAGAGATGGTCTACAGGAAAACCCAGGGCAAAGATGACAAATGA